The window aaaatatatgcTTGCTTTTCTCTATATTATCCGTCCCAGCTAGTACATCTACACGGTTATTAGAAAGTTCGCTCAAAATTAGCAGCAGTGAGGATATTATAAAAAGGTTTATTGTTTATTAACCCACTATCAAAACCAAATGCCATTTCAATTTGGTGCCTAATTATTTTTGCCCTGGCTTAACTTGGATAAACTAAGCAGGCAGTGAACGGAAGGCACTAAAAAGGGTCAAAAAGATTCATGCGTACCCCCCCGAGGGCAAATGTCCCATTTTTGAATCGGATCAAACTTCTAGTGTGAAactttatacacataaactttatatagataaaatttatatatatgaactTCAATATCTAAATCAAACTTGGTTCCATTTTATACAAAGAAACATTCCACATTGAAACCTTATATACATAAGGTTTTCCTAAAATAGTATTTCTACACACAGAAGACACATCTAATTTCGACATGGCTCCAATTTCAACATCAAAACTTTATTTCTAATCAAACATTTTCTTTACATAGAACATTTTTACATAtaagctgtgtttagatctaaagtttggatctaaatttcagtcattttccatcacatcaacctatcatatacacacaacttttcagtcatatcatctccaatttcaaacaaaatttaaactttgcgctgaactaaacacaaaaCACAGCCATAGAAACATGAACCGCGCACACACATGTGCCGTGCGGAACACGCTTGCATATTTACCACGTCCCGCGTAAATGTTTGCATGCTACACCTCATAACACACACAATGTTTGCATGCACCGTTCCCGCGCAAATGTCCACGCATAACACCCAGCGCGCACATTTGCGTGCACCATTCCCGCGTAAATGTTTAAACGTTCGCGCATTACACTACACACTGTACACACATTTGCATATACCGCGCGAATGTCCCTTCATAAACACCCAAAAAAAAGGTGTGAaaacaaaaggagaaaaaaaccaCGAGGAGGAGGAAAAATGGGAGGAAGGTGGAGAGGGCCAGCGTGTGAAAAGGGCTCGGCACCGTGCCGGCGACCCGGGCCAAAAAAGGCCCGGGTGATGCGAAtgtgcggtgcggtgcggtgcggtgaGCCAGAAGTAGACCGGCGCACCGAGGCTGGGCTGGTAGTACACTACACTGGTGAACCCGTACGAGCCGCGTGTATTTAGCGAGCGGCAGTAGCACGGTGGAGACGGCACACGCACCGCTTCGCCCCGCCGAAGAGACGGACGCCTCCACAcgtctcttcctcttccttgatactgagagagagagagagaggaggaggaggaggaccagCCATCCacccgcgcggccgcggcgaaTCCATCCAATCCGcgtcgatgcggcggcggcggcggtagcggggaGGGGGTGGAAATGGTGGGGGatcaggaggggaggcggcagcggcggcgggggtggggggaggaggaggaggaccgcATCTCGGACCTCCCCGACGCGCTGCGGCTCCAGATTCTGAGCCTCCTGCCGCTCAAGTCGGCAATCCGGACGGGGGCCCTCTCGTCGCGGTGGCGGGGGTTGTGGGAGCAGCGGTGGCCCGACCCGTCGTCGCTCGACGTGCGGCTGCCATCGGGGGGAGgagccgcgtcggcgtcggtggcggcgctgcgggCCGAGCACCTCGCAGGCATCgaccggcgcgggaggcggcggatgGACCTCTTCTCGCTCGCCTTCCACGCGGGGCAGCTCGCGCCCCCCGAGCTGAAGCGGTTCATCGAGTACGCGGCGGCGTGCGACGTGGAGGAGGTGCGGCtgcggctcgacggcggcggcgggcgtggggCGAGAGggggcacgcggcggcccggcgcgcTCGCCGTGCACTTCCCCATCGGGAGCAAGCTCCTCGCGCGGCTGTCGGTGCGGGGGCTCCACCTCACGGCGTCCGCCAACGCGATGGTCGCCACGCTCGAGGTGATCCATTTCCACTCCGTCTCCCTCACCGACGCCGCGCTGCGGCGGGTGGTCTCCGCCTGCCCGCGCCTCCGCGAGCTCGAGCTCCGGTACTGCCGACACCTCCGCCGTATCGATTTCACCGTCGGGGCCTCCAATCTCAAGAGCCTCACCGTCGTCGACTGCTCCCGCGCCACGGAGCTGCGCGTGCCATCGGCGCCCCTCCTCCGGTCGTTCCGGTTCAGCGGCGCGTTCCTCTGCAGCAACATTTTCGGTAGCACCGCGGATTGTGTCGAGCATCTCTACCTCTGCTCCGGCGGGCCGGAGACAGGTTTGCCGCGCACCAACTTGCCGTCGGCAGTCCCCCGCCTGTCAAACCTCACCGTACTCACCCTATGCAGCATTGCTCTCCAGGTCTGCCCAAGTATCTATGCCGTCTTTGGTTGCGTTTCATTTTGTTGCTTTTGTGCTTATACTTGCACGCCTTGTAGTATGTCTCTGCTTCAGTAGCCACCCCCAACGTGGAGAAGAGCTTGAACAGCTTGAGAGAGCTCCAGCTGCTCATGTTCGGAATGGCCAACTCCAACCTCGCAGATATCTATAGCTTCCTCAAGGCCTGCCGTTGTCCTCAGTTGGAGAGGCTCTTCGTGCAGGTTGTTATTTCTAGGCAAAATGCATTTTGTTGCTAGTTTACTTATAGGTGTGTGCCATTTATGTACTTAACATATTGTGTTCAACATTGCAGCTCCCAACAAACACTTATGATTCGTTCACGACGAATTATTTGGAGGTAGCAGAGGAAGAACCGCCTGAAGGCGGATTAGAAAACCTTCGGTTGGTCAAGATGACAAACTTCAAGGGTTATCGCAATGAACTACGACTGGTGGATTTCCTGCTGAGGAAAGCTAGCCGTCTTAACAAACTGTTCCTGATTGCTCCCAAGGAGGTTCACCCACAAGGCCTCCGAAAGGTCCACTCGGAGGCACTGCCCCATTTTCTCAAGACAGATGTATTGCATCTTGAAAGAGCTTCAGCAATCGCCCAGATAATTTTTGATGAGTCTGTTAGTCCTCAGATACTACCCTTGCATTCGGAGGTCTTTGTCAGAGTTTAGCTGAAATAAGCAATTGCACCGTAGTTTAATTGCTGCTCCTTAATTATTACCATTATAGCTTTTAGGCAACAGACATGAAAAAGATCTGCAAGCATACAAAGTTTGGTATAATATATTTGCAATTTATGTTTTGAAATGTCTGGGTAAGATGGTTGAAATTTGTGGTATTCCAGTCCTCTTATGATCCTCGTGTTCTGGCAAGATGATTGAAACTATAGTTTGGTATAACATAATTGCAATTTGTGTTTTCAAATGCCTGAATTTTCCTTGTCCAAAATCCCCTCAAGAGTTAGCTTATTTAAAATTTGCTTTTGGCATGCCATCTAGCTAAAACATACACCAATGTGTGTTATGAACATAACTGTGTGTTATGTGGTACCAATTATCTGTAAGATACCATTTATAAAAATGATTTACCCTGGAGGTGGACTGGTATGTTTTGCACTCTAAAATTGGTGAGCTATTCTGTTGCCTGATCTTCATGACACATGTAAAA of the Oryza sativa Japonica Group chromosome 2, ASM3414082v1 genome contains:
- the LOC4328377 gene encoding F-box protein At2g39490 translates to MVGDQEGRRQRRRGWGEEEEDRISDLPDALRLQILSLLPLKSAIRTGALSSRWRGLWEQRWPDPSSLDVRLPSGGGAASASVAALRAEHLAGIDRRGRRRMDLFSLAFHAGQLAPPELKRFIEYAAACDVEEVRLRLDGGGGRGARGGTRRPGALAVHFPIGSKLLARLSVRGLHLTASANAMVATLEVIHFHSVSLTDAALRRVVSACPRLRELELRYCRHLRRIDFTVGASNLKSLTVVDCSRATELRVPSAPLLRSFRFSGAFLCSNIFGSTADCVEHLYLCSGGPETGLPRTNLPSAVPRLSNLTVLTLCSIALQYVSASVATPNVEKSLNSLRELQLLMFGMANSNLADIYSFLKACRCPQLERLFVQLPTNTYDSFTTNYLEVAEEEPPEGGLENLRLVKMTNFKGYRNELRLVDFLLRKASRLNKLFLIAPKEVHPQGLRKVHSEALPHFLKTDVLHLERASAIAQIIFDESVSPQILPLHSEVFVRV